From Marinobacter alexandrii, one genomic window encodes:
- a CDS encoding transposase yields the protein MNSMFELKRNSSLELNEVYFWTATIKDWKKLLDQNKYKQFIINTLRELVEKKLIRVYGFVIMPNHIHLLWELISLNGKEKPHASFAKKTAYLIVKDLKANHPSVLPYFQVNEKERSFRVWQRDSLAILIDSKKIIEQKLDYIHGNPLQEKWNLVSRPEHYQWSSASFYETSSSNIDFLTHYRERF from the coding sequence ATGAATTCCATGTTTGAGTTGAAAAGAAATTCATCACTTGAATTAAATGAGGTGTACTTCTGGACAGCCACAATTAAGGATTGGAAAAAGCTATTAGATCAAAATAAATACAAGCAGTTCATTATTAACACGTTACGTGAGCTGGTTGAGAAAAAACTCATTCGAGTATATGGATTTGTTATTATGCCAAATCACATTCATCTTTTGTGGGAGTTGATTTCACTGAATGGAAAAGAAAAACCTCACGCATCGTTTGCTAAGAAAACAGCCTATCTGATTGTAAAAGACTTGAAAGCGAATCATCCTAGTGTTCTTCCATATTTTCAAGTCAATGAAAAAGAACGTTCTTTTCGTGTTTGGCAAAGAGACTCACTAGCCATTCTTATAGATTCTAAGAAAATAATTGAACAAAAATTGGATTACATCCATGGGAATCCTCTTCAAGAAAAATGGAATCTGGTGTCACGGCCAGAGCACTACCAATGGTCCTCAGCATCATTCTATGAAACTTCTTCTTCAAATATTGACTTCCTTACTCACTACCGAGAAAGGTTCTAA
- a CDS encoding WG repeat-containing protein has translation MKIKNLMLLIILLIPFDGISQNLYEFTKSQNGKQFKGLVNEKGQMVLEPKYESIKRKFISGKGVLIGIKRSSYEVFNPEGLLLESEVDSIYINDCTNQLLMIRKNNKWGFLDNAGSLIFKPQFDSAGIFKTDTSIAYIKKKAFLITSSGNKIIAKKFDIDISDYFKKCEEVSFDIDLGFAGNSYIKQVQGKYGVNKSGNWLIKPKFDKIYDGLSCYLVKNKGLYAIFDETGKQVSEFKFENLKLFQ, from the coding sequence ATGAAGATAAAAAACCTAATGTTACTAATCATCCTACTAATTCCTTTTGATGGTATCAGCCAAAACTTATATGAGTTTACTAAAAGCCAAAATGGGAAACAATTTAAAGGACTTGTAAATGAAAAAGGGCAAATGGTATTAGAGCCTAAATACGAATCCATCAAAAGAAAATTCATTTCTGGAAAAGGTGTTCTTATTGGTATAAAAAGGAGCTCTTATGAAGTCTTTAACCCAGAGGGCTTACTGTTAGAATCAGAAGTCGATAGTATTTACATTAATGATTGCACAAATCAATTGTTGATGATCCGAAAAAATAACAAATGGGGATTTTTGGATAATGCAGGTAGTCTAATCTTTAAACCACAATTTGATAGTGCTGGAATATTTAAAACTGACACTTCAATAGCATATATAAAGAAGAAAGCTTTTTTGATAACTTCTTCAGGTAATAAAATTATAGCTAAGAAATTTGATATTGATATTTCAGATTATTTCAAAAAGTGTGAGGAAGTCTCTTTCGACATTGATTTAGGTTTTGCGGGTAATTCCTATATAAAACAAGTCCAAGGAAAATATGGGGTCAATAAGTCAGGTAATTGGCTGATTAAACCTAAGTTCGACAAAATATATGATGGTTTGTCATGCTATTTAGTTAAAAATAAAGGTTTATACGCAATTTTCGATGAAACTGGAAAGCAGGTTTCTGAATTCAAATTTGAAAACCTAAAATTGTTTCAATAA
- a CDS encoding M14 family zinc carboxypeptidase, which translates to MKKTLTLLLLSGVLSVVIAQPQVVDSERFKFGSNSSTNSSIVSPKDFLGYQLGENFTGYAHIVSYYKELAEQSSRVLYNEYGKTYEGRPLINLVISSEENIQNIDQLQETHMKLLNASSSESQSIIENQPVFTSFSYNIHGNEASSSEAAMQVAYRMAAATDDETKEVLKNSVIIMYICINPDGRDRYVYWYKSMKRIKRPGFEPKDLEHFEGWPGGRTNHYWFDLNRDWIWGLHPESRGHTGEYQKWMPQVHVDYHEQGYNSNYFTMPGTTPRNKLLPSSYESWSKVFGDANVAEFDKHQINYFTRDAFDFFYPGYGSSWPSVMGAIGMLTEQGGHSAGGRIVETNDGYHLTLRQRVFDHYTTSIATIKASADNRKELLKYSYDAWQPSNSKTNTKAYFFSDKDMYANEVVNVLMRNGVKVYQANSNFQISSAKNYRTGSVTKKSLAKGAFIVPTDQSRALFINSIMERNMSIEDSVMYDMASWSAPIAYNLEAWSTNGSYSVGITEIEEPLSSKGEVVNPNAGYAYVIDWTQRDAPKALAKLWAKKYNVRAAEEPFSDGNMNFSSGSLIVLKGRNREKASSIANDMQAISKEAGVKIVGFNSGRMQTGMDLANSGNRPIKQPRIAMMVDPPFSSYTGGQIYFLFDWITELPIERIRTTALEQTSLPKQGFRFGGADLKDYDVLILPGGGSTLKALFGEDQQKQIKAWIQNGGTLVATESAAGFFTKENSKITEVEMKKSPKDSSDAVNYLKYADREDYFGKRRIPGSAMNSKIDITHPLAFGLKESLYTLKFGNDGLIPSSKFQTVGHYEKDPNKMLVAGYASKENLDHLAGQSFAGVANMGQGKIVYLIDNTQYRMFWLGPSRMMQNAVMILPGF; encoded by the coding sequence ATGAAGAAGACTCTCACCTTACTCCTACTTTCAGGAGTGCTCTCAGTTGTTATTGCTCAACCTCAAGTAGTTGATTCCGAAAGGTTCAAATTCGGCTCGAATTCATCTACCAATTCATCAATTGTCTCTCCTAAGGACTTTTTAGGGTATCAACTAGGCGAGAATTTCACTGGGTACGCACATATCGTTTCCTATTACAAAGAACTAGCAGAACAATCATCAAGAGTATTGTACAATGAATATGGAAAAACTTATGAAGGTAGACCTTTGATTAATTTGGTGATTTCCTCAGAAGAAAATATCCAAAATATTGATCAACTGCAGGAGACGCATATGAAGTTATTGAATGCTTCCTCTTCAGAATCTCAATCGATTATCGAAAACCAACCAGTATTCACTTCTTTTTCCTACAATATTCATGGAAATGAAGCTTCCTCTTCAGAAGCTGCAATGCAAGTAGCCTACAGAATGGCAGCTGCAACTGATGATGAAACGAAGGAAGTATTGAAGAATTCAGTAATCATCATGTATATCTGCATCAATCCGGATGGCAGAGACCGATATGTCTATTGGTATAAATCTATGAAACGAATCAAAAGACCAGGTTTTGAACCTAAAGACTTAGAGCATTTCGAAGGATGGCCGGGAGGAAGAACCAATCACTACTGGTTTGATCTGAACAGAGATTGGATCTGGGGATTACACCCCGAATCCAGAGGACATACTGGAGAATATCAAAAATGGATGCCGCAGGTACATGTAGACTATCACGAGCAAGGATACAACTCTAATTATTTCACCATGCCTGGTACCACCCCAAGAAACAAGTTACTTCCCAGTTCTTATGAGTCATGGTCAAAGGTTTTCGGTGACGCGAATGTGGCTGAATTTGATAAACACCAAATCAACTATTTCACAAGAGATGCCTTTGACTTCTTTTATCCTGGGTATGGTTCAAGCTGGCCAAGCGTAATGGGTGCCATTGGCATGTTGACCGAACAAGGTGGACACTCTGCAGGTGGACGTATTGTAGAAACTAATGACGGGTACCATTTAACATTACGTCAGAGAGTATTTGATCATTATACTACTTCTATAGCTACCATTAAGGCATCAGCTGATAATCGTAAAGAACTCCTGAAATACAGCTATGATGCATGGCAGCCATCCAATAGCAAGACCAACACCAAAGCCTATTTCTTTTCAGACAAAGACATGTATGCCAATGAGGTGGTTAATGTACTCATGAGAAATGGCGTGAAAGTCTATCAAGCTAACAGCAACTTCCAAATAAGTAGTGCAAAGAACTATCGCACGGGTTCAGTAACAAAAAAATCACTGGCCAAAGGAGCGTTCATTGTTCCTACCGATCAATCCAGAGCACTATTCATCAACAGTATTATGGAGCGAAATATGTCCATTGAAGATTCGGTTATGTATGATATGGCCTCCTGGTCCGCTCCTATTGCCTACAACCTGGAGGCATGGTCTACCAATGGATCTTACTCAGTAGGCATAACAGAAATAGAGGAGCCGCTATCATCTAAAGGTGAAGTTGTAAATCCGAATGCTGGCTATGCTTATGTTATTGACTGGACGCAAAGAGATGCTCCTAAAGCACTAGCCAAACTGTGGGCTAAAAAGTATAATGTGCGAGCTGCTGAGGAGCCTTTCAGTGATGGTAATATGAATTTTTCATCCGGCTCGTTGATCGTCCTAAAGGGTAGAAATAGAGAAAAAGCCTCCTCCATAGCGAATGATATGCAGGCCATATCCAAGGAAGCTGGAGTGAAAATCGTTGGATTCAATTCAGGTAGAATGCAAACCGGGATGGATTTGGCTAATTCAGGAAACCGACCGATCAAACAACCTCGAATTGCTATGATGGTCGATCCGCCATTCAGTTCGTATACCGGAGGTCAGATTTACTTTTTGTTTGATTGGATCACAGAGCTTCCTATCGAACGAATCAGAACGACAGCTTTAGAGCAAACAAGCCTTCCAAAGCAAGGATTCCGATTTGGTGGAGCAGACCTTAAAGATTATGATGTACTAATTCTTCCTGGTGGAGGTAGTACTTTAAAAGCCCTTTTTGGAGAAGACCAGCAAAAACAAATTAAGGCTTGGATACAAAACGGCGGCACACTAGTCGCTACCGAAAGTGCTGCGGGGTTTTTCACCAAAGAGAATTCTAAGATCACTGAAGTCGAAATGAAGAAATCTCCTAAAGACAGTAGTGATGCCGTGAACTACCTCAAGTATGCTGATCGAGAAGATTACTTTGGAAAACGGAGAATTCCCGGCTCTGCCATGAATTCGAAAATCGACATCACCCACCCGTTAGCCTTTGGACTCAAAGAAAGTCTTTATACATTGAAGTTTGGGAATGATGGTTTAATTCCATCTAGTAAATTTCAAACAGTGGGCCACTACGAAAAAGATCCAAACAAAATGCTAGTTGCAGGATATGCTTCAAAGGAAAATTTGGATCATCTGGCAGGTCAATCATTTGCTGGAGTAGCTAATATGGGCCAAGGTAAGATTGTCTATCTCATTGATAACACTCAGTACCGAATGTTTTGGTTAGGCCCATCCCGAATGATGCAAAATGCTGTTATGATTTTACCAGGGTTTTGA
- a CDS encoding DUF2927 domain-containing protein gives MYSELNIYFNRTRTHRFLPILLAFIVFLSACSDDTTEIEATLSVSDFTTTLSDVPRDQQILGTLGTTTNQPNLVFDLISQSHDGALAINTTTGQITVADASIFDFEIISEISAEALVTTGDLSATAEIIIKLSKLSDYDLEVIDYFKNIALGFEFGSSSQITRRWETNMKIFIGGQSNSTLTSEVEKIVGQFNSLSTSGFQMEIVSNQSQSNFFVFFGSGDEYANIYPSSANLVSSNWGLFSIFWNGANQLTNGHMYVDIFRANQQEQLHLLREELTQATGLARDSEKYSNSIFQQSFSTKVTDYADIDEDIIKLLYHPDMRIGLNESNVDPLLREILISEN, from the coding sequence ATGTATTCAGAACTGAACATCTATTTCAATAGAACAAGAACCCATCGTTTTTTACCCATCCTTCTAGCTTTTATTGTTTTCCTATCAGCTTGTTCTGATGACACTACTGAAATAGAAGCTACTCTTTCCGTCAGTGATTTTACCACGACTCTATCTGATGTTCCCAGAGATCAACAAATCCTAGGCACTTTAGGTACCACAACAAATCAACCAAATTTGGTTTTCGACCTCATCTCTCAAAGTCATGATGGAGCGCTCGCTATCAATACCACAACAGGACAGATCACAGTAGCAGATGCAAGTATTTTCGATTTTGAAATCATTTCTGAAATATCTGCTGAAGCACTCGTTACTACAGGTGACCTTTCAGCAACAGCTGAAATAATCATCAAGCTCAGTAAGCTCAGTGACTATGACTTGGAAGTGATTGACTATTTCAAAAATATAGCATTGGGTTTTGAGTTTGGTTCGAGTAGTCAAATTACTAGAAGATGGGAGACCAATATGAAGATATTCATTGGTGGTCAAAGTAATTCAACTCTAACATCGGAGGTAGAAAAAATTGTTGGTCAGTTTAACAGTTTATCCACAAGTGGTTTTCAAATGGAAATTGTTTCAAATCAGTCGCAATCCAATTTTTTTGTCTTTTTTGGATCAGGTGATGAATATGCAAATATCTACCCATCGAGTGCAAATTTAGTAAGCTCCAACTGGGGACTCTTCAGTATTTTCTGGAATGGTGCTAACCAACTTACAAATGGTCATATGTATGTGGATATTTTCCGTGCAAATCAACAAGAGCAACTTCACCTTTTAAGAGAGGAACTCACTCAAGCAACTGGCTTAGCTCGAGATTCTGAGAAGTATTCAAATAGCATTTTCCAACAATCTTTCTCTACGAAAGTGACTGATTACGCCGATATTGATGAAGATATAATTAAGCTTTTGTATCACCCTGATATGAGGATAGGGCTCAATGAAAGCAACGTTGATCCATTGCTAAGAGAGATTCTAATTTCTGAAAATTAG
- a CDS encoding DUF6567 family protein, with the protein MKKSTFLLAAGALLLFSTSCGVSAAYLVNQNQNSTQVHLSSNNYEVIDKVAGSSDVTYVLIFGGMKKSDCMKMPTQIWSIRRSLQAPEHWSIL; encoded by the coding sequence ATGAAAAAATCAACTTTTTTATTAGCTGCAGGCGCACTTTTATTATTCTCCACATCATGTGGAGTGAGTGCGGCCTATTTGGTCAATCAGAATCAGAACTCTACGCAGGTTCATCTTTCGAGTAACAACTATGAGGTAATAGATAAGGTAGCTGGAAGTTCTGATGTCACATATGTACTTATATTCGGTGGGATGAAAAAAAGCGACTGTATGAAAATGCCTACGCAGATATGGTCAATAAGGCGGAGCTTACAGGCTCCAGAGCATTGGTCAATATTATGA
- a CDS encoding GNAT family N-acetyltransferase yields MSSPLHTLTITELKKDDLTSFKDLILLFVQVFEREDFSIPDSAHLEKLLKKDDFVVFCAQVDGKVVGGLTVYIQEQYYSTKPLAYIYDLAVEAQLQRQGIGKKLILAVNEYCQKHGFEEAYVPAEKEDHHAIDFYRSTKPTYEMDVIHFSYTLDQHKT; encoded by the coding sequence ATGAGTTCTCCATTACATACATTGACAATCACGGAGTTGAAGAAAGATGATCTTACATCTTTTAAAGATCTAATTCTGCTCTTTGTACAGGTATTTGAAAGAGAAGACTTCTCCATTCCAGATTCAGCTCATTTAGAAAAACTCCTCAAAAAGGATGATTTTGTGGTGTTCTGTGCCCAAGTTGATGGAAAAGTGGTAGGTGGACTCACCGTTTACATTCAAGAGCAATACTATTCTACTAAGCCTCTAGCCTATATTTATGATCTGGCAGTGGAAGCACAACTTCAACGGCAAGGAATTGGTAAAAAACTCATTCTAGCAGTTAATGAATACTGTCAGAAACATGGATTTGAAGAAGCTTATGTACCGGCAGAAAAAGAAGATCATCATGCGATTGACTTTTACCGCTCAACTAAACCAACCTATGAAATGGATGTCATTCATTTCTCCTACACCTTAGATCAACATAAAACCTAA